One stretch of Heterodontus francisci isolate sHetFra1 chromosome 22, sHetFra1.hap1, whole genome shotgun sequence DNA includes these proteins:
- the LOC137381606 gene encoding zinc finger protein 239-like: protein MEKPWKCGDCGKGFSCPSQLETHRRSHTGERPFTCSVCGKGFALSSSLQLHQRIHTNERPFKCSDCGNCFKISPDLIKHQLVHTDERPFSCSHCEKSFRQSSHLIQHQRVHTGERPLTCSLCGKGFTSSSNLVRHQRVHTGEKTFTCSVCGKGFSQSSNLLRHQRVHTGERPFTCSVCGKGFARSSHLLTHQRVHM from the coding sequence atggagaaaccgtggaaatgtggggactgtgggaagggattcagttgtcCATCCCAACTGGAAACTCATCGGCGcagtcacaccggggagaggccgttcacctgctccgtatgtgggaagggattcgctctGTCGTCCAGCCTCCAgttacaccagcgaattcacactaacGAGAGGCCTTTTAAATGCTCTGACTGTGGGAACTGCTTTAAAATCTCACCAGATCTAATTAAACACCAGcttgttcacactgacgagagaccgttcAGTTGCTCTCACTGTGAGAAGAGCTTCAGACAGTCATCTCACCTCATtcaacatcagcgagttcacaccggggagagaccgCTTACCTGCTccctgtgtgggaagggattcacttcctcatccaacctggtgagacaccagcgagttcacacaggggagaagacattcacctgctctgtgtgtgggaagggattttctcagtcatccaacctgctgagacaccagagagttcacactggggagaggccattcacctgctctgtgtgtgggaaaggatttgctCGATCATCTCacttgctgacacaccagcgagttcacatgtGA